One genomic region from Halorussus rarus encodes:
- a CDS encoding DUF5820 family protein, with protein sequence MSDADPSEREATDADPPAGWTVWNDDPDGRRILAYRPDVFDGDRFPAACMPTLYVAPGAPNRPAAEAEYGTTEVWRVEFFLEPEVELVPARTYDTREAAVEGADELAAEFARGELDYRDAYQVPREEYLDELDEVTGE encoded by the coding sequence ATGAGCGACGCCGACCCGAGTGAGCGCGAGGCGACCGACGCCGACCCGCCCGCCGGCTGGACCGTCTGGAACGACGACCCCGACGGCCGGCGCATCCTCGCCTACCGCCCGGACGTGTTCGACGGCGACCGGTTCCCGGCGGCGTGCATGCCCACGCTGTACGTCGCCCCGGGCGCGCCGAACCGCCCGGCCGCGGAGGCCGAGTACGGGACGACCGAGGTCTGGCGCGTCGAGTTCTTCCTCGAACCCGAGGTCGAACTGGTTCCCGCGCGCACGTACGACACTCGCGAGGCCGCGGTGGAGGGCGCCGACGAACTGGCGGCCGAGTTCGCTCGGGGCGAACTCGACTACCGGGACGCGTATCAGGTCCCCCGCGAGGAGTACCTCGACGAGCTCGACGAGGTGACCGGCGAGTAG